ACCTCCGCGTCCCGCTCGATCGGATCCACACCGTCCCGCTCGGTGTCGCGCCCCGCTTCACCCCGCAGACGCCCGACGCGATCGCGCGCGTCCGCCGGACGCTTGACCTGCCGCCCCGCTTCGGCCTGTACTACGGCGGCTTCGACCCGCGCAAGAACCTGCCGACGCTCATCGCCGCCTGGAAGCGCGTCTGGGACGAGCACGCCCTGCCGCTCGTCATCGCCGGCCGCCCGCCGGCGCGCGAGCACGGGTCCGTCCGCGGCGGCCGCCTCGCCGCGGACGGATCGCGTCGGCCACCCAGCGCCCCTTTCTTCGCCGACCCGCTCGATCTCGCGCACACGATGTCGTTGCCGCCCGAGGCCATCCGCACCGTCGGCCACGTCGCGGACGCCGACCTCCCGCCGCTCCTCGCCGCCGCCGATTTCTTCGCCTACCCCTCGACGTACGAAGGCTTCGGCCTCCCGCCCCTCGAAGCCATGGCGTGCGGCACGCCGGTCGCCGTCGCGGACGCGACGAGCCTGCCGGAGGTCGTCGGGGACGCGGGGCTGCGGATCGCCGCGGGCGATGTGGCGGCATGGGCGGCAGGCCTTGGGGCGTTGGCGGGCGACACGGAACAGCGCGCACGCCTGGCGGGGCTCGGCCTGGCGCGGGCGGCGACGTTCACGTGGTCGCGCGCAGCCGCGCAGACGCTCGACGTGTACCGGGCGGTACGTTGACCGGTCCCGCGCCCCCCGGTCGCACCCGCAGTTGCAGTACCATCCCCCCATGCGCGTCGCCATGCTCTCCAAGGCCCTCGTCGTCGGCGCCTACCAGCGCAAGTGCGCCCTCATCGCCGCCCACGACGACATCGACCTGATCGCCCTCGTGCCGCCGTTGTGGCGCGATGACGGGGTGGAACGGCGGCTCGAAGCGGTTGAGCCTGACGGCTACCGGCTCGAGGTTCTCCCGATCCGCCGACCGGGCGACTTCCACCTCCATCACTACCCCGACCTCGCGGCCCGACTCCGCCGCCTCCGCCCCGACCTCGTCTACCTCGACGAGGAACCCTACAACCTGGCGACGTTCCTCGGCGTGCGCGCCGCGTCCCGCGTCGGGGCCAAGTCGATGTTCTTCACGTGGCAGAACCTGAACCGGCGGTACCCGCTGCCGTTCCGCGCCTTCGAGCGCTACGCCTACCGCACCGCCGCCGCCGCCATCGCCGGGTCCGCGACCGCCGCGTCCGTCCTGCGCGCCAAGGGCTTCGGGTCCGACGTCGGCAAGCCGATCTGGACGATCCCGCAGTTCGGCGTCGATGCGGAGGCGTACTGCCCCCCCGCTCCCCCCCACCCGCTGCGCGACGTCGTCGCCGGCCACCTCCACATCGGCTACGCCGGCCGCCTCGTGCCCGCCAAAGGCGTCGCGGACGTGCTCGACGCGATGAAGGCGCTGCCCGAAGCCGTGACCCTCGAGATCGTCGGCGCCGGCCCCGACTTGGCGCGGCTCACGCGCCAAGTCGATGCGCTCGCCCTCGCCCACCGCGTCACCTTCACACCGTGGCTCGCCAGTGCCGCCATGCCCGCGTTCTACCGGCGCATCGACGCCCTCGTCCTTCCGAGCCGATCGACGCCCCGCTGGGTCGAACAGTTCGGCCGCGTCCTGACCGAGGCCATGGCGTGCGGCGCCGTCGTCGTCGGTTCGGACTCGGGCGAGATCCCGCACGTGATCGGCGACGCGGGCGTCGTGTTCCCGGAGGGCGATGTCACCGCGTTGTCCGCGGCGCTCCGACGCCTTGCCGACGACGTCGAC
Above is a window of Candidatus Avedoeria danica DNA encoding:
- a CDS encoding glycosyltransferase family 4 protein; translated protein: MSVPSPVRHRTADALPGGPAARRSDGPRVLLSGWFAGQTFGSGQYADQLVAALEALPDPPTLDVRRPRARGAVAKVRFEQWAIPRASARCDLLHVPYWAPPVHQPVPTVVTVHDLIPLLLPAYRTDPRVRIYTRLVALATRRAAAVLADSAHTASDVARHLRVPLDRIHTVPLGVAPRFTPQTPDAIARVRRTLDLPPRFGLYYGGFDPRKNLPTLIAAWKRVWDEHALPLVIAGRPPAREHGSVRGGRLAADGSRRPPSAPFFADPLDLAHTMSLPPEAIRTVGHVADADLPPLLAAADFFAYPSTYEGFGLPPLEAMACGTPVAVADATSLPEVVGDAGLRIAAGDVAAWAAGLGALAGDTEQRARLAGLGLARAATFTWSRAAAQTLDVYRAVR
- a CDS encoding glycosyltransferase family 4 protein, which produces MRVAMLSKALVVGAYQRKCALIAAHDDIDLIALVPPLWRDDGVERRLEAVEPDGYRLEVLPIRRPGDFHLHHYPDLAARLRRLRPDLVYLDEEPYNLATFLGVRAASRVGAKSMFFTWQNLNRRYPLPFRAFERYAYRTAAAAIAGSATAASVLRAKGFGSDVGKPIWTIPQFGVDAEAYCPPAPPHPLRDVVAGHLHIGYAGRLVPAKGVADVLDAMKALPEAVTLEIVGAGPDLARLTRQVDALALAHRVTFTPWLASAAMPAFYRRIDALVLPSRSTPRWVEQFGRVLTEAMACGAVVVGSDSGEIPHVIGDAGVVFPEGDVTALSAALRRLADDVDERSTLAAAGRQRVVDRFTMQAVADATVAAWRAVMAGA